The sequence ACTAGTTCTTTGTTGTTTATAATCTCAAGTTCTTCTTCGCCCTGTACAAATAGCACTCTATCATCTATTGGTTGCCTTGATGGATTGGCAAAAAACCTTTTTGCTATCTGTTCTGGTTGATACAATTCATATTCTATGATAGCCTTTGTAAGTTTTTCACTAATCGGTGGTAATTCTGCTACCAAAGTGATATCGTTGTTTTCTAAAAACTCAAACACTTGATTTTGATATGCATCGCTGAGTTCACTAGGTTCTTGATTCGATTCGTGCGCCCTATATAAATTTACTCCAAGTATTAAATTTGTGACCAAAAAGGCCAATATCAATATATTTTTCGCTTTAGACCAATTCATAGCTATTCCTTTCTGTAGGTTTTAATAAGTTCTCCAGAGTAAGCATTGAATATATATCTTCGTTTTCCAAAATCAATCATCCAAATTTCGACCAATTTTGCCTGGCTATCCTGCTCGCAATAATCGTAGTATGCAGACTCTATACTCGTTATAGTACTTAATATTTTTTGATTTTCAATAGATTTCATCGCTTCTAAGCTCAAATCGTTGTCTATTCTATATCCATTTCTAATTGGCTCTAGGTTTTGATTTATGACATCTAATGGTGCCATTATATAGTCTATACTAAATGAAAAACTACCGAGGCTGTCAACTGATGCTGTTCGTCTATAATACCTTTTGTAACTCTTAATATAGTCATTGTAGACTTCTACCTCTATAGGTCTTTTGAGCTCATCTGAGAAGTTTTCATCTAGTATTACATCCTTTTGGTTTATTCTATAATTAAAGCTCAATCTATAACCTTTATTGTCGCCACTTTCTATAGGTTCTATGTCCGCTAGGTACATATCTGCCCTTTTGTCATATGCAGGACTATAATCATACAAAGACAAGAAGTTTGCATAACTAGCTAAACTTCTATAAAGCGATCTTTCATCTACCGGAGCTTCTATTTCATCGAAATACTTTAGTACACCATCGTCTGTAAATACCAATCCTTTTTTGTCATACATATATATCAGAGATCCGTCATTCTCTTCAATCTTTCGAGCTGTCTCTACATCTCCAAAAAAGGCCTCTACTATACTTTCTATCTTGCCTATTCTATCTACTTCTATATCATTTGATACATATATTGTAGTCTTTGTTTCCTCTAAATTTATAGGAACTAGTACCTCTGGTGATGCTGATATTAGTTTACCTGTTCCGTATTTTATGTTGTCCTTTTCTTTTATCTGGTCGACCATCTCTACTAGTGGCTCTAGTGATGCCACAGCTATAGGCACCTGTATCATTTTTTCTCCATTTTTTAAAATCATAGTTTTTTCACTTGCAAGATCTATATATATAGTGTCTATGTAGTCTATACTGTTCTTGAACTCTTCACTCACATCATCATTATTCATTTTGAAAAATATGTCTATGGGTATCTCTGTTCCGAAATTATAAACTATAGATTTTTTACTTAGCATATCAACATAACTATCTATATCTAGTTCTTTGATTTGAAATTCTTTATTAAAAAAAGAATTTTGAAAGAGATCTCTCGTGTTTTTCCAAAGATCTACTCCAAAATCCGAATAAAATACTCTATGATTTTGTTCTGAATAGTTTACAACTATCCTTTTTGGAGAAATTAAGTCCTTGATTTTGTCATCGATTTTGTCGCTAATCTCTATTTGCTCTGTTGCATCGATTACTTTTTGAGGTTCTATTGCAAATAGCTGAAACGTAAGCGCCATACTACTCGCAACTAGCCCCACTAAGACAACGGACTTGATTCTCTCTAAATTCACTATTCATCAGCTCCATTATTTTTCTTCTTCTGTTGCTGGTTCTTGATTGATGCTAATTGAACCCTTAGCATCTAATTTTTTTACAGTTTCATTTTTTTCTTTTTCAAACTCAATTTCAATAAACTCATCTTCGATAAGTTCATTCTCTAAAGTTTCCTCTTCAACTGTATCTGATTTCTTGTCTTTAGTCTCTATCACTTGCTTAAATACATTTTCTATATCAAGCTTTTCGATAGTTTTCTTCATATATTCTCTAGCTTCTTTTTTGTCGATAATTGACAGAGAAGTTTCTACCTTTGCTACTTTCTCTCCATCTGATTTAAGCTCTACTACAATCGAATACTTGCCAGTATTTTCAAATTTAAGCTCATGTAGACAGATTCCAATATCCTTAACTTCTATGTCTTTCGCTTTAAGTCTAGGAAAATCTTCCCCCATCTTGTAAACGAATACATCTATACTATCTCCATTTATAGCTGACACTGACAATGATACTTCTCTATCAGTAGTCACAAATCTATCTTCTGGTGACAATATTTTCAAACTTGCTTTTTCTTTTTTCTCTTCTTGATTTAATTGCTTCTCTTCACTTTTTATGTCATCCTCTTGATCGATCGGCGTTGACATCACCAAGTCAATCATAGGAATAGATGTTTCACTTTCTGATTCAATTGATTCATTTGTTGTCACAACATCTGATGCAAAAGCCTTCGACCCAGCTCCAAGCATCAAACACATTAGCAAGAGTCCTATAAACCCTCTTCTCATTTCAAACCTCCTATACTCTCCCATAATTCTACGTAAAACAATTATACACTAGATATATTACACGAAAGTTACAGAGCATTTAAAACAAAATTACAGGTTTAGTCATAATTTTATTGCTCGATGTCACTACCTTTATGCATATGGCAATAGTATTCTAACTGTAGTTCCCTCGCCATAAGTACTTTCTAATTCAATATCGCCTTGGTGTTCATCCAATATCTGTTTTGCTATCGACAATCCGAGTCCAGTACCACCCATTTCTCTTGAACGAGCTTTATCCACTCTATAAAATCTTTCAAATATTCTCGGTACATCCTTCTCAGGTATACCCATTCCATTGTCTTCAATCTCTATACAAGCTCTATGATCTCTCGTATATGCTTGTATATTGATTTCCCCAGCTTCTGGAGTATACTTTATCGCATTACTAACTATATTTAGTATAACCTGCTCTATAGCATCTCTATCTCCTAGTACTTCGCCAACACCGCTTTGAACAAAATACTTCAAGCTATGGCTTTTATCTTTAGCTGATATCTGCATTTTAAGATGAACATCTTCTAGTAATTCATCTAAATCAATCTTTCTAAAATTCCATTTTTTCTGATCATAATCCATTTGTGACAATTGAAGCAAATCACTAACTATCCTATTCATGCGGTCACATTCACCATATACTACATTCAAGAACTTTGTAGTCATTTCCCTATCTTCTATTACACCATCTATGATAGTCTCTGTGTACGTTTTTATAGTCGTTATAGGTGTTTTAAGCTCATGCGATACATTGGCAACGAATTCTCGTCTCATATTGTCGAGTCTTTGCTGCTCTGTGACATCTTGGAATACTATTATGATTCCTCCAACTTCTCTGTTCTCATCTCTAAATGGAGCGTACTGAACTCTATAGCTAGAAGAACCTATCTCACAAATTTCATTTCCTGTCCACATATCTCTATTCTTGATATACTTTAGCTCTATACTAGATCTAACATTCTCGTTTATATCTTCATAAGACATTTGAGTCGCTGTATTGTATGGAAGTCTAAGTATTCTCTGTGCTACTTGATTTACATGCATTACCTTTCCCTTAGTGTCTAAAACTAAAAGACCATCTGCCATGTAGTTAAATATGGTTTCCATTTTACTCTTCTCTTTAAATATCTGTGAAATCTTGCGCTGAAGTTCATTTGAAAGAGTATTGAACATACCAGCTAGTTGACCAATCTCATCTTTAGAATGTATCTCAACGTGCTGTGTGAAATCTCCATCTGCCATTTTCTTCGCCTGTATAGTTACATCTCGTATAGGCCCTGTAATACTCGACGCCATGAAGTAACCTAGAAGTACCGCTATGAATATGGCCAAAACTGTAGATTGCACTAACATCATCTTGGATTGGTTTATAGACTGATCTATGAGTTTCAAATCAGATGTAAGGTATATTACTCCTTTTACCTTACCATTTTGCTCAAATATCGGATAAGAAAGATGCGCAAAATGCTGACTATCTTTTCTGACTGTTTTTATCTGGTAATTTGCATTCTTTATAGATTCTATAAAAAGCTCTGAATCTATGAAATCATACATATTTTGAGTAGTCGCAGCATCACTCGTCGATGCCACAAGTACTGGTTTTTGATTTTGACTAATTATATAAATCTTATCTGTTATAGATGTCGGCCACTTAACTATGAGGTCTTTTATCGGCTTCTCTACATTTTCCCAATTCTCAGATTGAAGTGTAGATGAATAATTTAATAAATTCTCGACATGTTTCTTCATAGTATCTGTTACCTGTTTATTTTGTTGACGCTCAAACTGAGTAACAATAAATGCTCCTACTATCGTCACCGCTACAAATACAAGCAAGAAATATACAAGTATAAATTTCCACTTAATACTCTTGAACATCTAGCTATGCCCTCCTAAAATAATAACCTACACCACGCTTTGTTATAACGTATTTTGGATTACTAGACTCATCTTCTATTTTTTCTCTAAGTCTCCTAACTGTTACATCTACTGTACGAATGTCTCCATAGTATTCATAACCCCAAACTTCTTCTAGTAATTGTTCTCTAGAAAAAACTTGTTCTGACTTTGTCGCCAAGAATTTAAGTAGTTCAAATTCTCTAAGCGTCAATTCGATTACATCGTCTTTTTTCTTCACTTCGTATTTGTTGATATCAATCTCCAAATCTCCAGATTTAACAAAATTATTCTGTTCTTCTGCCTCGGCACTTTGTACTTGAATGTCTCCACGTCTTAAGTTTGCTTTAACTCTAGCAAGTAGTTCTCTAATACTAAAAGGTTTAGTTATATAATCATCTGCTCCTAGTTCTAATCCTAATACCTTGTCTACCTCTTCAGCTTTGGCTGTAAGCATGAGTACGGGAACCTGTTTCTTCTCTCTTACTTCTCTCAAGACTTGGAAACCATCTTTTTTCGGTAGCATGATATCTAATAAAATCAGATCTGGATCTTCTCCTAGTGCTTGATTTACAGCTTCTTCCCCATCAGCTGCCATCAAAGTCTCATAGCCCTCTTTCTCAAGATTAAATTTCAAAATATCTGCAATTGGTTTTTCGTCTTCTACTATCAATATTTTTTTGCTCATATGGCTCTCCTTTTCTAACATGACTTTTAAATTTAGATGTCTATCTTTTTAGATTAGGATACATTCTCTATAATTATATCACATTATTTTATACTGTGTCGATGTAAAAAAGCCTCGAATCGACACTTCTAATCTGTCAATCGAGGCTATAGTTTTTAGTTCATGTTATCTATATTTCTTGTTTATATAACTTTCTGGATTTTGAGTTTTCCCGTATTTTAGAACCTCAAAGTGAACATGTGGTCCTGTACTTCTACCAGTATTTCCAACAGCTGATATAGTCTTTCCTTGGTATACTCTCTGTCCAACTTTTACATATATCTTTGAGTTGTGAGCATATCTAGTTTTGAATCCACCGCCATGGTCTATCTCTACCATATATCCATAGCTACCTTTCCACCCAGCAAATGTAACTACGCCACCGTCAGCCGCTTTTACTGGAGTTCCAATTCTATTCGCTATGTCAACACCTGAATGGAAATTGCTTCTTCCATACACTGTTCTATATCCATATCTTGAAGAAATCTTTCCGCTTATAGGTCTCAAAAACTTTCCAGTTCCTTTGCTAGCCGGAACTGGTCTCGTTCCCTTAGCTACTATCTGCGTTTTTGGAGCTTTTAGTACATTTTCTTCCAATATATTTCTATCAACTACTAATCCATTTACTTTCTTTACATCTGCCACTATTTCTCTTTCACCATAAACTCCCTTAGTCTGAACTCTTTGCTCATCAGAGAATAATGTAGATGTCTTTTTATATTCTACTTCAAACGGCATCTTTTCCGTCAATTTCGCTTCTTCGTACGTTACAATAGACACATAAGGTTTTGGCACAACTAAATTGATTTCATCACCAATTTGAATAAGCTCTGGATTGTGTCCAGGATTTGCTGCTATCAAATTCTCGACTGTTATTCCGTATTTTTTGGCTATAGCCCAATAGCTATCTCCTGATTCCGCAACATGGGTTTTCTCTTCTGTCGTTCCCTTTTGTAAATATGCGAGCATATCATCATAACTTGATACCTCACTAACTTTCACTTCCTCACTTACAAAAGATATCGACTCTAGTGTTTCTACTTTTTTTATCTTTGCGCCCGACTTATTGAGACTTTCTACAAATGGTTTTTCCAAATCATCTATAAGTTTTACTGTCTCTTCTTCAGATTTCACATAGCCTAGTTTCTTACCATTGACCATTATTCCAAAGGCTTCTACATTTATATCTGCTACGGATTCGATTTTTCTACCCAAATCTATTATAGATAGTAGATCCTCATCCTCTGCATGGGTATCAACAAAAGCAACTTCATCTTTTAATAATGTTTTCGCACCATATTCTTTTTCCAAAGAACTCTCTAACTCATTTACAACCTGCTCAGCAGCTTCTTTGTTTCTAACTACTCCAATGCTCTTTCCACTTACAACAACTTCTACTCCTCTAGTTGCAAGTTCATGTGCAGCTCTCTTGTCGTATTCTGCCTTTGCATAAAATCCCAAAGTCAGACAAACCACCATCATGGCAGCAACTCCACCTACAAATCTTTTATTGTGTTTCAGTTTTTGAAAATCTATTTTTTCTTTAAGTGCATTAAAATCTATCAATTTTGTTTCACTGCTTTGAGGTTCCTGTTGTTTTCTCTGTATTGCTTGAGTCTTTAATGGTCTTTCTATTTGAAGTGTACTCTTTCTATTTCCCTTATCTAATTTAAGATCTTTCACGTTGATCTTTTTGTCTACATCTACTTTAGTCTTTTCGTGCGCCTTGATCTCTAATTTTTTAAGGGCTGGTTTTTGAGTATTTTGTTTTCTGCTTGTCTTTCCTTTACGTTTCCCCATGTTCTTCCTCCCCAGCTCTTTTGTTGTGAAATCTTTTTTGAAATCCTTTTGTCATATTTTGTAACACATTTGTAACACAACCAACTTCATTATATCATAAGCTCTCCTATTATAAAATAGGGTTTTTCAGTTTTCATATTTTTTTCACAAGATGGCTGACTAAAAACATATTTGCCAGTGCAGTCTTTATCTTCATTTACATTTTATTCTCTATTTTTTGATTCGCAATTGAGCCTGTGATATAATTAAATGATTAAACAAATTTGTAATTCAACTAATCTCCAAGTGGGTTTATGGTGTTTTGCAAATGAAATTTTGAAAGGATGAAAGCAATGGGTTTTAGATTAGAAAAACTAAATCTCGATTTGGGTGAAACGCCTATCGAAAATATATTTTTGAATGATTTCATGCCTATGGGTGACGGAGTCTGTGTAAAGGTTTATCTATTAGGTTTCAAATATGCCCTAGAAGATTTTTCATCTGGCAAATTGAGTCATCAAACTATAGCTAGTAACCTAAATATTCCACTTAGCGACGTCTATAGAGCATGGGATTTTTGGGAAGAAAAAGGCATAGTAAAAAAGCATTATTTAGGATGCGATTTGAGCGATTATGATATAGAATTTTTAAATCTCAAAAGATTATACATCGAAAAATTATATAAGCCACAAAAAAGTCTCACTTCTAGTTTTGAAAAACCCGTATCTCTTGATTTTGACGAAGTCATAAGGCTTAGTGAAACGACAGAGATAAACGAACTTTTCAAAAAAATACGAGTTTTGATGGGTCGATATATGCATCCGCCAGAGCAAAAACAAGTTCTAGAATGGCGAGCTACTTATGGCTGCACTACTGATTTAATCTACAGAGCATATGAAATAGCCAAAGAGAAAGGCAAAAATGCCAATTATATTCACTCTATCATAAGAAATTGGTACGATCAAAATATCACATCTCTTGAAGATTTAGAAAATTATTTATTGGAAAATAACGAAAGATATAGACTTTACAAACAAGTATTTGAGAGATTAGGACTCATGAGCCGCGCTTCTCAGATACAAAAAGATTATATAAATAAATGGATGGATGAATGGAAATTTGATTTAGAACTAGTATTTAAGGCCTGCGACGAGAGTATTTTGAGAACTAATGAACCGAGCTTTCCATATATAGATGCTATACTAGAATCCTGGCTTGAAAAAGATATCAAAACTCTTGATGATGTAGATGAATACAATAAAGCTCATGAACAGTCTCAGAAAGAAAAGAAATCTGCTGATGATGCAAAAAAATCAAATTACAAATCATCTTCTTCTGAAGTCAAAACTAAACTTCACAATTATAAACAGTGGACAGATGATTTGTCATCTGATGAATTAGACGATCTCTTTAGAGATAATTAACCGGAGGTTAGAACGTGAACGAAAATATTATCAAACAAATATTAGTACAATTTCAAGAAAAACGAGACCGAGCTCAAAGAGGCAAAGAATCTAGAATAAGAGAACTTTACACTAGAGTTCCTGAGATAAAAATGCTTGATGATGAAATAAGACAAACCGGCATACTTCTTTCAAAAGCTATAATACAAGATCCCGAGCATGCCGAAGAAAAGCTCTGTGAAATAAAATCCACTATGAAGGAATTGAGGCAACAAAGAGCTATACTTCTAACCGACAACAATATACCTAAAGATTATACAGATCCACATTTTGAATGTTCTAAATGTAAGGATACTGGATTTTCAGCAAATGGAGAAAAATGTTCTTGTCTCAAACAAGCTATCATAAGTCATGCTTATGAAATGTCCAACATAGCATATCAATTAAAAAGCGAAAACTTCTCTACATTTAATGTAAATTTGTTTCCAAATGAACCTTTTAAGGAAGAGACTCTTACTCCAAGACAAAATATGATGCAGATCATGACTCTCGTAGAGGATTTCATTCAAAATTTCGATAAGAAAAATGGTGACAATCTTCTATTCTACGGTGATACTGGTCTTGGAAAAACTTTTATGTGCAATTGTATAGCT is a genomic window of Tissierellales bacterium containing:
- a CDS encoding cell wall metabolism sensor histidine kinase WalK, which gives rise to MFKSIKWKFILVYFLLVFVAVTIVGAFIVTQFERQQNKQVTDTMKKHVENLLNYSSTLQSENWENVEKPIKDLIVKWPTSITDKIYIISQNQKPVLVASTSDAATTQNMYDFIDSELFIESIKNANYQIKTVRKDSQHFAHLSYPIFEQNGKVKGVIYLTSDLKLIDQSINQSKMMLVQSTVLAIFIAVLLGYFMASSITGPIRDVTIQAKKMADGDFTQHVEIHSKDEIGQLAGMFNTLSNELQRKISQIFKEKSKMETIFNYMADGLLVLDTKGKVMHVNQVAQRILRLPYNTATQMSYEDINENVRSSIELKYIKNRDMWTGNEICEIGSSSYRVQYAPFRDENREVGGIIIVFQDVTEQQRLDNMRREFVANVSHELKTPITTIKTYTETIIDGVIEDREMTTKFLNVVYGECDRMNRIVSDLLQLSQMDYDQKKWNFRKIDLDELLEDVHLKMQISAKDKSHSLKYFVQSGVGEVLGDRDAIEQVILNIVSNAIKYTPEAGEINIQAYTRDHRACIEIEDNGMGIPEKDVPRIFERFYRVDKARSREMGGTGLGLSIAKQILDEHQGDIELESTYGEGTTVRILLPYA
- the yycF gene encoding response regulator YycF, with translation MSKKILIVEDEKPIADILKFNLEKEGYETLMAADGEEAVNQALGEDPDLILLDIMLPKKDGFQVLREVREKKQVPVLMLTAKAEEVDKVLGLELGADDYITKPFSIRELLARVKANLRRGDIQVQSAEAEEQNNFVKSGDLEIDINKYEVKKKDDVIELTLREFELLKFLATKSEQVFSREQLLEEVWGYEYYGDIRTVDVTVRRLREKIEDESSNPKYVITKRGVGYYFRRA
- a CDS encoding M23 family metallopeptidase, with the translated sequence MGKRKGKTSRKQNTQKPALKKLEIKAHEKTKVDVDKKINVKDLKLDKGNRKSTLQIERPLKTQAIQRKQQEPQSSETKLIDFNALKEKIDFQKLKHNKRFVGGVAAMMVVCLTLGFYAKAEYDKRAAHELATRGVEVVVSGKSIGVVRNKEAAEQVVNELESSLEKEYGAKTLLKDEVAFVDTHAEDEDLLSIIDLGRKIESVADINVEAFGIMVNGKKLGYVKSEEETVKLIDDLEKPFVESLNKSGAKIKKVETLESISFVSEEVKVSEVSSYDDMLAYLQKGTTEEKTHVAESGDSYWAIAKKYGITVENLIAANPGHNPELIQIGDEINLVVPKPYVSIVTYEEAKLTEKMPFEVEYKKTSTLFSDEQRVQTKGVYGEREIVADVKKVNGLVVDRNILEENVLKAPKTQIVAKGTRPVPASKGTGKFLRPISGKISSRYGYRTVYGRSNFHSGVDIANRIGTPVKAADGGVVTFAGWKGSYGYMVEIDHGGGFKTRYAHNSKIYVKVGQRVYQGKTISAVGNTGRSTGPHVHFEVLKYGKTQNPESYINKKYR
- a CDS encoding DnaD domain protein, whose protein sequence is MGFRLEKLNLDLGETPIENIFLNDFMPMGDGVCVKVYLLGFKYALEDFSSGKLSHQTIASNLNIPLSDVYRAWDFWEEKGIVKKHYLGCDLSDYDIEFLNLKRLYIEKLYKPQKSLTSSFEKPVSLDFDEVIRLSETTEINELFKKIRVLMGRYMHPPEQKQVLEWRATYGCTTDLIYRAYEIAKEKGKNANYIHSIIRNWYDQNITSLEDLENYLLENNERYRLYKQVFERLGLMSRASQIQKDYINKWMDEWKFDLELVFKACDESILRTNEPSFPYIDAILESWLEKDIKTLDDVDEYNKAHEQSQKEKKSADDAKKSNYKSSSSEVKTKLHNYKQWTDDLSSDELDDLFRDN
- a CDS encoding ATP-binding protein; the protein is MNENIIKQILVQFQEKRDRAQRGKESRIRELYTRVPEIKMLDDEIRQTGILLSKAIIQDPEHAEEKLCEIKSTMKELRQQRAILLTDNNIPKDYTDPHFECSKCKDTGFSANGEKCSCLKQAIISHAYEMSNIAYQLKSENFSTFNVNLFPNEPFKEETLTPRQNMMQIMTLVEDFIQNFDKKNGDNLLFYGDTGLGKTFMCNCIAKDLMDKGHVVLYQTSFKMLEVLKEYKFSDYRSRSASLALQYKLIFESDLLIIDDLGTEMPNSFTVSELFNIINSRMISGKKVLISTNLSPSGLSKTYTSRIFSRILKNFKKLNFYGEDLRKK